Proteins encoded within one genomic window of Procambarus clarkii isolate CNS0578487 chromosome 31, FALCON_Pclarkii_2.0, whole genome shotgun sequence:
- the LOC138370130 gene encoding uro-adherence factor A-like — protein sequence MIALSTLSALSIRSALSALSVLSALSVLSALSVQSALSVLSALSVMSALSVLSALSILSALSVLSALSILSALSVLTALSILSTLSALSAINILSALSILSALSVLSALSVLSALSVLSALSTLSALSVLSALNILSILSALSTLSSLSILSALSTLSALSELSALSTLTALSILSTLSALSAINILSALSVLSALKLLSILSALSTLSALNILSALSVLSALNTLSSLSVLNALSALSVLSALSTLSSLSDLSALSTLSVLSALSTLSSLSDLSALSTLSFMNALSTLSDLSALSTLSILSALNILSILSAISTLRDPERT from the coding sequence ATGATTGCACTTAGCACACTGAGCGCACTGAGTATCCGCAGTGcactgagcgcactgagcgtcctgAGCGCCCTTAGCGTCCTGAGTGCACTGAGCGTccagagcgcactgagcgtcctgagcgcactgagcgtcatgAGCGCCCTTAGCGTCCTGAGTGCACTGAGCATCCTGAGTGCACTGAGCGTCCTAAGCGCACTGAGCATCCTGAGTGCACTGAGCGTCCTGACCGCACTGAGCATCTTGAGCACACTTAGCGCACTGAGCGCAATTAACATACTGAGTGCACTGAGCATCCTGAGTGCACTGAGCGTCCTAAGCGCACTGAGCGtcctgagcgcactgagcgtcctgAGCGCACTTAGCACACTAAGCGCACTGAGCGTCCTGAGCGCACTTAACATACTTAGCATCCTGAGCGCACTTAGCACACTGAGCTCACTAAGCATCCTGAGCGCACTTAGCACACTGAGTGCACTGAGTGAACTGAGCGCACTAAGCACACTGACCGCACTGAGCATCTTGAGCACACTTAGCGCACTGAGCGCAATTAACATACTGAGTGCACTGAGCGTCCTGAGCGCACTTAAATTACTTAGCATCCTGAGCGCACTTAGCACACTGAGCGCACTGAACATCCTGAGCGCACTTAGCGTCCTGAGCGCACTTAACACACTGAGCTCACTGAGCGTCCTGAACGCACTTAGCGCACTGAGCGTCCTGAGCGCACTTAGCACACTGAGCTCACTGAGCGACCTGAGCGCACTTAGCACACTGAGCGTCCTGAGCGCACTTAGCACATTGAGCTCACTGAGCGACCTGAGCGCACTTAGCACACTGAGCTTCATGAACGCACTTAGCACACTGAGCGACCTGAGCGCACTTAGCACACTGAGCATCCTGAGCGCACTTAACATACTTAGCATCCTGAGCGCAATTAGCACACTGAGGGATCCTGAGCGCACTTAA